Proteins encoded by one window of Podarcis muralis chromosome 11, rPodMur119.hap1.1, whole genome shotgun sequence:
- the CENPK gene encoding centromere protein K isoform X1 — translation MAEKNMMSLDEQQVPPMVSSTLLSSEGAKEQLIQDCEELWKQMEECQNRLTLQETETLSDSDPKLSLLMKRVKALSAELYQWQKRKPDVLPVNPDVLTALGRHQLQEVDQDLEMVLSTIQAKNEKLKQDLVREQQWLEEQQQLMDCLNQTEEENRNQVVEFSEERAFQEIKTKMLKIKTYKDKILTALGEFLEEHFPLPDDGTTRKKRHSSKEPDVQLISLHEILESLIHKFSNTPHDPYVSITTSFWAPYIELLLRNGIALRHPEDPNRIRLENFTNSNIS, via the exons ATG GCTGAGAAAAATATGATGAGTCTAGATGAGCAGCAAGTTCCCCCAATGGTCAGCAGCACATTACTGAGTTCAGAAGGTGCCAAAGAACAACTCATACAAGATTGTGAAGAATTGTGGAAACAAATGGAAGAG TGTCAGAACAGATTAACACTTCAAGAAACAGAAACACTTTCAGATTCAGATCCCAAG CTTTCCTTGTTAATGAAAAGGGTGAAGGCCCTTTCAGCGGAGCTTTACCAATGGCAGAAGAGAAAACCAGACG TACTTCCCGTGAATCCAGACGTTCTGACAGCATTAGGAAGACACCAG TTGCAGGAAGTAGACCAGGATCTTGAAATGGTGCTATCGACAATTCAAGCAAAGAACGAAAAATTGAAGCAAGACTTAGTAAG GGAACAGCAATGGTTGGAGGAACAGCAACAGCTAATGGACTGCCTCAATCAAACAGAGGAAGAAAATCGCAATCAAGTTGTAGAGTTTTCTGAAGAAAG AGCCTTTCAAGAAATCAAAACCAAAATGCTGAAAATAAAAACGTATAAGGATAAGATCTTGACTGCTCTGGGCGAGTTCCTTGAAGAACATTTCCCTCTCCCTGATGATGGaactacaagaaagaaaaga CATTCATCTAAAGAGCCAGATGTACAACTAATATCATTACATGAAATTTTAGAG AGCCTTATCCACAAATTTAGTAACACACCACATGATCCATATGTATCAATCACCACTTCATTCTGGGCTCCTTATATTGAACTTCTGCTGCGAAATGGCATTGCATTAAGACATCCAGAAGATCCAAACAGAATACGTCTAGAAAATTTCACTAATAGCAATATATCGTAA
- the CENPK gene encoding centromere protein K isoform X2, whose product MMSLDEQQVPPMVSSTLLSSEGAKEQLIQDCEELWKQMEECQNRLTLQETETLSDSDPKLSLLMKRVKALSAELYQWQKRKPDVLPVNPDVLTALGRHQLQEVDQDLEMVLSTIQAKNEKLKQDLVREQQWLEEQQQLMDCLNQTEEENRNQVVEFSEERAFQEIKTKMLKIKTYKDKILTALGEFLEEHFPLPDDGTTRKKRHSSKEPDVQLISLHEILESLIHKFSNTPHDPYVSITTSFWAPYIELLLRNGIALRHPEDPNRIRLENFTNSNIS is encoded by the exons ATGATGAGTCTAGATGAGCAGCAAGTTCCCCCAATGGTCAGCAGCACATTACTGAGTTCAGAAGGTGCCAAAGAACAACTCATACAAGATTGTGAAGAATTGTGGAAACAAATGGAAGAG TGTCAGAACAGATTAACACTTCAAGAAACAGAAACACTTTCAGATTCAGATCCCAAG CTTTCCTTGTTAATGAAAAGGGTGAAGGCCCTTTCAGCGGAGCTTTACCAATGGCAGAAGAGAAAACCAGACG TACTTCCCGTGAATCCAGACGTTCTGACAGCATTAGGAAGACACCAG TTGCAGGAAGTAGACCAGGATCTTGAAATGGTGCTATCGACAATTCAAGCAAAGAACGAAAAATTGAAGCAAGACTTAGTAAG GGAACAGCAATGGTTGGAGGAACAGCAACAGCTAATGGACTGCCTCAATCAAACAGAGGAAGAAAATCGCAATCAAGTTGTAGAGTTTTCTGAAGAAAG AGCCTTTCAAGAAATCAAAACCAAAATGCTGAAAATAAAAACGTATAAGGATAAGATCTTGACTGCTCTGGGCGAGTTCCTTGAAGAACATTTCCCTCTCCCTGATGATGGaactacaagaaagaaaaga CATTCATCTAAAGAGCCAGATGTACAACTAATATCATTACATGAAATTTTAGAG AGCCTTATCCACAAATTTAGTAACACACCACATGATCCATATGTATCAATCACCACTTCATTCTGGGCTCCTTATATTGAACTTCTGCTGCGAAATGGCATTGCATTAAGACATCCAGAAGATCCAAACAGAATACGTCTAGAAAATTTCACTAATAGCAATATATCGTAA